The Rubripirellula amarantea genome includes the window AGGTTCAGACCTTGTTCGTACTGCAGCATTTGTTCGAGCCGTTGGCGGCAAACATAGCGATCGCATTCGCCGTAGATTGCATCGCTGACGGACATATCATAGGCGGACATGCTTTTCGCGATTGTGCCCGCTGCCCCACCGACACGAAAGAACCAACGAACGACCTCTTGCCCGGCCCCGATTTCGGCGAACGAACCGTAACGGCGAGCGTCCAGGTTTACCGCCAACGCTTTTCGTTCTGTGTTTGGTCGATCCATGATTATCTTCAAGCCCCAAAAGTGTGTGCAATCTTCAATTCAACTTCTATATATGGCCTACGCAAAGTTGCACGGCCGGTGAATTGTTTCCGATTGTTCCTATCTCGCGGGCCGCTACGCCGAAATTTCGGACTAGCCGGAACAATGATCCCGTCCCGCTTCCTAAACGTGACCTAGCGAGGCCAAAGACAGCTATTTGACAAGCAAGGCAAGATCGCTATCGTGCAGGGGTTAGTCACTACAACCACTCCAACCCGAATCAAACTAAATGAACAATCAAGCGATCATCGAACAGTTGAACGAAATTCTTAAGCACGAGTGGACCGGCGTCGCTCAGTACTCCCAGGCCAGCTTTATCGCCGAGGGCCCGTGGCGTGAAGTGTACGCCGCCAAGTTCATCGCCGATGCCAAAGAATCGTTCGGCCATGCCCAACTCGTCGGTGATAAAATTGCTGCTCTCGGTGGAGTGCCAGTGGCAACTCGAAACGAAATCAAGCAATCACGCGACCTCAATGAGGTACTTCAATTCAGCTTGGCTTTCGAAGCAAAAGCGGTTGAGATGTACGAAAAGGCATTGGAACTCGCGGAAGGCAAC containing:
- a CDS encoding ferritin-like domain-containing protein codes for the protein MNNQAIIEQLNEILKHEWTGVAQYSQASFIAEGPWREVYAAKFIADAKESFGHAQLVGDKIAALGGVPVATRNEIKQSRDLNEVLQFSLAFEAKAVEMYEKALELAEGNRPLVIFLEDILIQEQEGVDEYTKLLRNSTGASAANPVSQTA